In Heterodontus francisci isolate sHetFra1 chromosome 5, sHetFra1.hap1, whole genome shotgun sequence, one DNA window encodes the following:
- the LOC137369736 gene encoding carbohydrate sulfotransferase 9-like isoform X4: MGKDFRLQFLVKRTSSSPQNLHSSSCDCGSTEERHSSLLRYKLQRGQSDKVWYQPNKIPGEHRISFKTTGAAGNRIKEIRNGIASKATTYTFDEVDNSLKKRLSQQSKMKNLLLKKLFEPIIYLPTVHPLNRSLVTDNIQERRKRFLADFCKKYNISKHRISLRRLVSRVYVEDKNKLLYCEVPKAGCSNWKRVLMVLNGLASSPHNISHNFVHYGKHLRRLDSYSLQETYEFLSTFTKILFVRDPMERLVSAFRDKFEHPNVYYHPVFGRAILKKYRTNASTEALKTGSGVTFREFVHYLLDPQKPVGMDIHWEQISRLCSPCLINYDFIGKFENLENDANYFLKLIGAPPELHFPSFKDRHSSDGRTTSALVEKYLHQISPLERQQIYNFYYLDYLMFNYSKPHF, encoded by the exons TGTTGAGATATAAGCTTCAACGGGGCCAAAGCGATAAG GTCTGGTATCAACCAAATAAAATCCCAGGAGAGCATCGCATAAGTTTCAAGACCACAGGAGCTGCAGGTAACCGGATTAAGGAAATTCGAAATGGGATTGCTTCAAAGGCCACGACATACACTTTCGATGAAGTTGATAACTCACTGAAGAAGAGGTTATCTCAACAGAGCAAGATGAAGAATCTATTACTAAAGAAGCTCTTCGAACCGATTATTTACCTGCCAACGGTTCATCCCTTGAATCGGAGTCTGGTGACAGATAACATTCAGGAGCGAAGGAAACGATTCCTCGCTGACTTCTGCAAGAAGTATAACATCAGTAAACACAGGATCTCCTTGAGAAGGCTCGTGTCTCGTGTTTATGTGGAGGACAAAAATAAGCTGCTGTACTGTGAGGTGCCCAAAGCTGGATGTTCGAACTGGAAGCGTGTCCTGATGGTGCTGAATGGTCTCGCCTCATCCCCACACAATATCTCGCACAACTTTGTGCACTATGGAAAGCATCTTCGCAGGCTGGACAGCTACAGCCTTCAGGAGACCTATGAGTTTTTGAGTACCTTTACTAAAATTTTGTTTGTGAGGGATCCGATGGAAAGACTGGTGTCAGCTTTTAGGGATAAATTTGAGCACCCAAATGTTTATTACCACCCTGTGTTTGGCAGGGCAATCTTGAAGAAATACAGAACCAATGCTAGCACTGAGGCCCTAAAGACAGGATCAGGGGTCACTTTCAGGGAGTTTGTTCACTATCTCTTGGATCCACAGAAGCCTGTAGGCATGGATATTCATTGGGAGCAAATCAGCAGGCTCTGCTCTCCCTGCCTAATTAATTATGACTTTATTGGAAAGTTTGAGAACTTAGAGAATGATGCCAACTACTTTCTGAAACTCATAGGTGCCCCTCCCGAACTCCATTTCCCTAGTTTCAAAGACAGGCACTCCTCTGATGGAAGGACAACTTCTGCTTTGGTTGAGAAATATCTACATCAAATATCCCCTTTGGAAAGGCAACAGATTTATAACTTTTATTACCTCGACTACCTTATGTTTAACTATTCTAAGCCACATTTTTAA